In Tachysurus vachellii isolate PV-2020 chromosome 3, HZAU_Pvac_v1, whole genome shotgun sequence, one genomic interval encodes:
- the LOC132842545 gene encoding uncharacterized protein LOC132842545 isoform X2: MGSKEERAKEFLSNSAFARNAVLLFNKANDIVSAQEQGDLRSDAKLILEQMLHSILFLGHIHAAVYRPKYIFPHVQKLDKIKEDFPRPFDLFQTHAAQRTPFSFFLQLLTVCYSQGHETRMMEILSEILGDCKKKGDRYPLISSVICICEYNKHRYYGVSLSCESGREREIMTSVSCLKVWHRKISFAVMSMFPQDTGTPHTIQLPATVRCVAFDVKDMSQVKPPCERCNQLYSLPGHTDGLNEPGNCAETEAISNLLQDQEGVSEQTTITGGVSSDQEIKERMTAFFNQHMNDNYNILRVYD; encoded by the exons ATGGGAAGCAAAGAAGAAAG GGCAAAGGAATTCCTCAGTAATTCAGCTTTCGCAAGAAATGCAGTCCTCCTCTTTAACAAAGCCAATGATATAGTCAGTGCCCAGGAACAGGGAGACTTACGGAGTGATGCCAAGCTGATACTGGAACAG ATGCTACACAGCATCCTGTTCTTAGGTCACATCCATGCTGCAGTCTACCGCCCAAAATATATCTTTCCACATGTTCAGAAGTTAGACAAAATCAAGGAAGATTTCCCAAGACCATTTGATCTTTTCCAAACACACGCGGCTCAGCGAACacctttctccttctttctgcAACTG CTCACAGTGTGTTACAGCCAAGGACATGAAACACGAATGATGGAAATTCTGTCTGAAATATTAggtgattgtaaaaaaaaaggtgacagATACCCACTGATTTCCAGTGTCATATGTATCTGTGAGTATAATAAACACAGATACTATGGCGTGTCTCTGTCCTGTGagagtggcagagagagagaaatcatgaCTTCTGTGTCTTGTCTCAAAGTGTGGCATCGCAAAATCTCCTTTGCTGTGATGTCCATGTTTCCGCAAGACACTGGAACACCACACACAATACAACTCCCAGCTACAGTGAGGTGTGTAGCGTTTGATGTGAAGGACATGAGCCAGGTGAAACCACCCTGCGAACGCTGCAATCAGCTCTATTCGCTTCCTGGACACACAGACGGTCTAAATGAACCTGGTAACTGTGCTGAGACTGAAGCCATCAGTAATCTCCTGCAAGACCAAGAAGGTGTGTCTGAGCAGACCACCATCACTGGAGGGGTTTCTAGTGACCAGGAGATTAAAGAAAGGATGAcagctttttttaatcaacacaTGAATGATAATTATAATATCCTGAGGGTCTATGATTAG
- the LOC132842549 gene encoding uncharacterized protein LOC132842549: MSDQDQIMKDFLLPDLSKDGSETYIQKIRNVALKHSQSSIQLKKYSVKVGSLAVTAYKDEPKMKEEWEKFYLPDHMYMEVIGVVEKFSGHLPNDGLVLMVCEDGKVFAYNDNTLYHINNNLKELFVHGFKLPGIKSYYHGQSFEDMTAEDWDKIWKSKEVREKNLMEQQKFLESMKDSFLTNLDIIFEKKQEEPSSSGGRAKPIPVL, translated from the exons ATGAG TGACCAAGATCAAATTATGAAGGACTTCCTTCTTCCTGATCTCAGCAAAG ATGGGTCAGAGACTTATATCCAGAAGATCAGAAATGTTGCTTTAAAACACAGCCAGTCATCGATTCAACTGAAAAAATACAGTGTGAAGGTGGGATCTTTGGCAGTAACAGCATATAAAGATGAACCTAAGATGAAAGAGGAGTGGGAGAAGTTCTACCTCCCAGATCACATGTACATGGAGGTCATTGGTGTTGTTGAGAAGTTCTCTGGTCACCTGCCCAATGATGGTCTGGTGCTGATGGTATGTGAGGATGGAAAGGTGTTTGCTTATAACGataacacactgtatcacaTCAATAACAACCTGAAAGAACTATTTGTACATGGTTTCAAGTTACCAGGAATTAAAAGTTACTACCATGGTCAAAGCTTTGAGGACATG ACAGCAGAAGATTGGGACAAGATATGGAAATCCaaagaagtgagagagaagaaCCTGATGGAGCAGCAGAAGTTTCTGGAGAGTATGAAGGATTCGTTTCTCACCAACCTGGACATCATCTTTGAGAAAAAGCAAGAAGAG CCGAGTTCTTCTGGTGGGAGAGCTAAACCAATTCCTGTTCTGTAA